A window of Trichoderma atroviride chromosome 3, complete sequence contains these coding sequences:
- a CDS encoding uncharacterized protein (EggNog:ENOG41), with product MSQSLLPAKLNLPGARSYPPCVFNTQAEKDLYKRLRNVYETHCDTWDAEARDAWPVVVEHASLAPSTIGKITNHYITRHMQNCGVTWAHVVALRIMYEKQLYKSRKLMGLIRCKYPNASFETFAYSEDYMLSFKSEIAREAQEPTVPKTPAVEGSVQRRQGDGGLQLTRTPANNHHRELSKGAIEFLSEGNSSEDEPLMWNSSKKTKPPPAQNTTPKKRAAASNARNEGGAEPHRRTKKPRHAARGTTDVSPRSGEVKERTSEEQEDSIDVFDKFISAIKENTKATKENIRATEKSTKATEENLRAIERNTKATEEKTKIIKEMRARSKAVSKKATKDQNV from the coding sequence ATGTCTCAATCGCTCCTGCCAGCGAAATTGAATCTGCCAGGCGCAAGATCATATCCGCCATGCGTCTTCAACACGCAAGCAGAAAAGGACCTATACAAACGTCTTCGAAATGTGTATGAAACGCATTGCGATACTTGGGATGCCGAAGCACGCGATGCATGGCCAGTCGTTGTTGAACACGCATCGTTGGCACCTTCAACAATTGGCAAAATCACGAATCATTACATCACGAGACACATGCAGAATTGCGGCGTGACATGGGCACATGTGGTTGCACTTCGAATCATGTACGAGAAGCAGCTCTACAAGAGCAGAAAGTTGATGGGACTCATTCGATGCAAATATCCAAATGCAAGCTTTGAAACATTTGCTTACAGCGAAGACTACATGCTCTCCTTCAAATCCGAAATAGCCAGAGAAGCACAAGAGCCAACAGTTCCAAAGACTCCAGCAGTGGAAGGCAGTGTCCAAAGACGTCAGGGCGACGGAGGTCTACAGCTCACCAGAACACCCGCGAATAACCACCACCGTGAGCTGAGCAAAGGGGCCATTGAGTTCTTGAGCGAAGGAAATTCCTCTGAAGATGAGCCACTCATGTGGAACTCGTCGAAGAAGACAAAACCGCCGCCTGCTCAGAATACAACGCCGAAAAagcgagctgctgccagcaaTGCACGAAACGAAGGCGGAGCTGAGCCACACAGACGCACCAAGAAGCCGCGCCATGCGGCCAGAGGCACTACAGATGTATCTCCACGTTCTGGAGAGGTCAAAGAGAGGACGAgcgaagagcaagaagactCAATTGACGTGTTCGACAAATTCATCAGTGCTATCAAAGAGAATACAAAAGCAACCAAGGAGAACATAAGGGCCACCGAAAAGAGTACAAAAGCTACCGAAGAGAATTTAAGAGCCATCGAGAGGAATACAAAAGCGACCGAAGAAAAAACGAAAATTATCAAGGAGATGAGGGCACGCAGCAAAGCTGTTTCAAAGAAAGCCACAAAGGATCAAAATGTGTGA